The Candidatus Binatia bacterium genomic interval CGTACCCGTCGCGGTCGGTCACCACCTTGACCACGTTGGGATTGGCCATCTCCTCGGCCTCGCAAATCGGTGCCTTCAGGGTTGCCATCGGCAGCACCGTGTCGGCCTGCATCAACCCAATCGCCGCATCCACCATGTCCGCTGCGAGAAACGGCAGGTCTGCTTGTACGTTTACGACAATCTCAGCCTCCAGGTCCCGCACCGCCTCGGCGATGCGGTCTGTACCGGATACATGCCGCGGGCTGGTCATCACGACATCGCCGCCGAAGCTGCGCACCGCGTCAGCGATCCGCCCATCGTCGGTCGCCACCAACACGCGATCAACCAGCTCCGACGCTCGCGTACGCTCGTACACGTGCTGGATCATGGGCTTACCGTGTATCAGCGCCAGGGGCTTTCCGGGGAGACGTGTGGACTCAAAGCGGGCGGGAATCAACGCGACAACTCGTGAGCCCATAAAAAAGAAAACCCGTAGCCCGGAATGGGCTACGGGA includes:
- the kdsB gene encoding 3-deoxy-manno-octulosonate cytidylyltransferase codes for the protein MGSRVVALIPARFESTRLPGKPLALIHGKPMIQHVYERTRASELVDRVLVATDDGRIADAVRSFGGDVVMTSPRHVSGTDRIAEAVRDLEAEIVVNVQADLPFLAADMVDAAIGLMQADTVLPMATLKAPICEAEEMANPNVVKVVTDRDGYALYFSRSPLPYWRDAAGAVLGYKHIGLYAFRRDFLLRFARLAPTPLERAEKLEQLRALEWGFRIKVAETTGESIEVDTPRDLERARARAAG